Proteins found in one Oncorhynchus mykiss isolate Arlee chromosome 17, USDA_OmykA_1.1, whole genome shotgun sequence genomic segment:
- the LOC110493886 gene encoding proto-oncogene tyrosine-protein kinase Src isoform X3: MGVGKSKPKEPGQRSLSLDGTIGTGLDSMHHHLSPAQQTQTPNRSPAVGGTRRGHHPGHAPTNTPELALFGGVDHTGSIISPHRGPLAGGVTTFVALYDYESRTASDLTFKKGERLQIVNNTRKYSFREGDWWLARSLTTGESGYIPSNYVAPSDSIQAEEWYFGKITRRNSERLLLSLQNRRGTFLVRESETTKGAYCLSVLDYDNTKGLNVKHYKIRKLDSGGFYITSRTQFSSLQQLVFHYRKHADGLCHCLTEVCPVLKPQTQGLARDAWEIPRESLHLDLKLGQGCFGEVWMGKWNGTTRVAIKTLKTGTMSPEAFLQEAQVMKKLRHEKLVQLYAVVSEEPIYIVTEYMTQGSLLDFLKGDTGKLLRLPQLVDMASQIAAGMAYVERMNYVHRDLRAANILVGDNLVCKVADFGLARLIEDNEYTARQAHGAPPTSEKKPDPRQLH; encoded by the exons ATGGGAGTCGGCAAGAGCAAGCCTAAGGAGCCGGGTCAGCGCTCACTGAGTCTGGATGGAACCATTGGAACAGGCTTGGACAGCATGCACCACCACCTCAGCCCAGCCCAGCAGACTCAGACCCCCAACAGAAGTCCCGCCGTAGGGGGCACGAGGCGTGGCCACCACCCCGGGCATGCCCCCACCAACACCCCTGAGCTGGCACTGTTCGGCGGGGTGGACCACACGGGCAGCATCATCTCTCCTCACAGAGGACCACTGGCAG GAGGTGTCACTACATTTGTGGCGCTCTATGACTATGAGTCACGGACTGCCTCGGACCTGACGTTCAAGAAAGGCGAGCGGCTGCAGATCGTCAACAACAC GAGAAAGTACAGTTTCAG GGAAGGGGACTGGTGGCTCGCTCGGTCTCTGACCACTGGAGAAAGCGGTTATATCCCCAGCAACTACGTGGCCCCCTCTGACTCCATCCAGGCAGAAGA GTGGTATTTTGGGAAGATAACTCGGCGCAACTCGGAGAGGCTCCTTCTGAGTTTACAGAACCGACGAGGAACCTTCCTGGTCCGAGAGAGCGAAACCACTAAAG GAGCCTATTGCCTGTCCGTGTTGGACTATGACAACACTAAAGGCCTCAACGTCAAACACTACAAGATACGCAAGCTAGACAGCGGCGGTTTCTATATCACCTCACGCACCCAGTTCAGCAGTCTGCAGCAACTGGTCTTCCACTATCGCA AGCATGCAGACGGGCTGTGCCACTGTCTGACGGAGGTGTGTCCCGTGCTGAAGCCTCAGACCCAGGGCCTGGCCCGCGATGCCTGGGAAATCCCACGGGAATCGCTCCACCTCGACCTCAAACTGGGCCAGGGCTGTTTTGGAGAGGTCTGGATGG GGAAGTGGAACGGTACAACGCGGGTGGCCATCAAGACCCTGAAGACAGGCACCATGTCCCCAGAGGCCTTCCTCCAGGAGGCGCAGGTCATGAAGAAGCTGAGACACGAGAAACTGGTGCAGCTCTACGCTGTGGTGTCTGAGGAACCCATCTACATCGTCACTGAGTACATGACCCAAG GTAGCCTTTTGGACTTCCTCAAAGGTGACACGGGCAAGCTGCTACGTCTACCCCAGCTAGTGGATATGGCATCTCAG ATTGCAGCAGGGATGGCATACGTAGAGAGGATGAACTACGTCCACAGAGACCTCAGGGCTGCCAACATCCTCGTAGGAGACAACCTGGTGTGTAAAGTGGCCGACTTCGGCCTGGCCCGCCTCATAGAGGACAACGAGTACACTGCCAGACAGG